The following coding sequences are from one Capsicum annuum cultivar UCD-10X-F1 chromosome 3, UCD10Xv1.1, whole genome shotgun sequence window:
- the LOC107863824 gene encoding rho-N domain-containing protein 1, chloroplastic, whose translation MFSQVPKMSSAIDFTPKNLPGIGSPEGRCLPCSGLSGRTVTSHGEYLHFSKVKILNLKSPYKSTTYICNASSFSNHKRNPEFSRQNKHGFSRGRNRQNEDRDGYDNMEESEMLSSRNGPLLTTSNTSKFQATATPGPREKEIVELFRKVQAQLRERAAIKEEKKSDESQGKGKESETVDSLLKLLRKHSVQKGKKTGNSRSSNFVLDQPDKSNVFSEERAGNFTELNSNVNHVAQEIGNPAVNRPKSNFQRRSPVPRIKFQPVYHEGDTDNPVASTATDEMEKNIYLDPELGQIPKSEVDSDTHPIFSDKDVFDEMADDDTAKMYESVDASDDEENHVGHDELAEMKLTELRAIAKSRGLRGYSKLKKLELIELLSADQV comes from the exons atgttttctcaAGTTCCTAAAATGTCAAGCGCTATTGATTTCACTCCCAAGAACCTTCCAG GGATTGGTTCCCCAGAAGGCAGATGTCTTCCCTGCTCAGGACTGTCAGGGAGGACAGTCACTTCTCATGGTGAATATCTGCACTTTTCCAAGGTCAAGATTTTGAACTTGAAATCTCCTTACAAGAGCACAACTTATATATGTAATGCTAGTAGCTTCAGCAATCATAAAAGAAATCCAGAATTTTCGAGGCAAAATAAGCATGGGTTCTCCAGGGGGAGGAACAGGCAAAATGAAGACAGAGATGGTTATGACAATATGGAAGAATCTGAAATGTTATCTTCGAGAAATGGGCCACTGCTTACTACATCAAACACTTCCAAATTCCAAGCTACAGCTACTCCAGGTCCAAGGGAAAAGGAGATTGTTGAACTATTTAGAAAGGTCCAGGCTCAGCTTCGGGAAAGAGCTGCGATCAAAGAGGAGAAAAAGTCTGATGAGTCGCAAGGAAAaggtaaagagagtgaaacagTTGATTCCCTTCTCAAGCTTTTAAGAAAACACTCAGTTCAGAAAGGGAAGAAAACCGGTAACAGTAGAAGCAGCAACTTTGTCCTTGACCAGCCAGATAAAAGCAATGTATTCTCTGAAGAGAGAGCTGGCAATTTCACTGAGCTGAATAGCAATGTGAACCATGTGGCACAAGAAATTGGCAACCCAGCTGTTAACCGGCCGAAGTCAAACTTCCAACGTAGATCTCCAGTTCCGCGGATCAAATTTCAGCCTGTTTATCACGAGGGAGATACGGATAACCCTGTTGCATCTACTGCTacagatgagatggaaaagaacATATATCTGGACCCTGAACTTGGCCAAATTCCCAAAAGTGAGGTTGATTCTGACACTCATCCGATTTTCTCAGATAAGGATGTGTTTGATGAGATGGCTGATGATGATACTGCCAAAATGTATGAAAGTGTTGATGCTAGTGATGATGAAGAAAACCATGTTGGACATGACGAATTAGCTGAAATGAAGCTAACAGAACTGCGAGCAATTGCAAAGTCCCGTGGTTTGAGGGGATACTCCAAACTGAAAAAGCTAGAGCTCATTGAGTTGCTAAGTGCTGATCAAGTTTGA